A window of the Serratia sarumanii genome harbors these coding sequences:
- a CDS encoding helix-turn-helix domain-containing protein, with amino-acid sequence MLQIAETLGYASPSNFIAMFRKAFGDSPARYFSASAGKGR; translated from the coding sequence GTGCTGCAGATCGCGGAAACGCTGGGATATGCCTCGCCGAGTAATTTTATCGCCATGTTTCGCAAAGCCTTTGGCGATTCTCCGGCGCGTTATTTTTCCGCATCGGCAGGAAAGGGGCGCTAA